Proteins from one Terriglobus tenax genomic window:
- a CDS encoding TonB-dependent receptor, whose amino-acid sequence MTSAGVLAQGGSAVLSGTVTDSTGALVPSAHVTATNVETNLVLTSETNSSGLYRFPTIPPGHYTITAELSGFQKFQQTGIQLTVSQQATLDIGLQIGSETETVNVTAGAALINTTNAEVSNTVGEHAIRELPLNGRDPSSLVLLSPGTINVLNTGAGTLQGETTFPNETGASAGGGRQGSTLYLLDGVPNMDTYMALSAPSPNADATGEFRVISNNFDAHYGFSPGAVVSIDTKGGTNAFHGGAFEFLRNSALNSADYFSKKVDPLKRNQFGGFLGGPIKRNRLFFFGNYQGTRQSTTATSNSTNTPTAAMLAGDFSAYPKTLTGGFVNNRIDPSLFNAASVRIANTALPRGQDPASGLVYYTAPASVEKYDEGTGRLDYVINDKQRLTLRSYIQYYNRGESAIAGNILAINPGKQGKFFNEVLNHTWTLSPSLVNALSLFWNQMHVYNAGTQFDSSGNAFCLSKYINVSDPAGTCYSEGLNANGGFSTPYSEYTGEMRRSWGFSDSITKTLGNHTLSFGVDLWHQRAREQTYYPAAPIIGFNGYSTGFGLADFLLGRVGTYTQGAGEIADVSGNLLGAFGQDQFRLRPNLTITVGLRWDPNLAPASKDGRGAVYNPGQQSTMFPNAPTGLVFPGDRGVPNSLAKNTYGYWEPRIAVAYQVGPKTAFRAGFGMFTAPLPYSAYNHVADVSPFSPTFTLNGSASNPIDFSNPWSNFSSTGGTSPFPPFAYDNVKPSPNYVFPAQTTVPAAFRPDFKLGMTQSWNASLEQQFSGDLVMHLAYVGSQSYHQTLIIDANPGQTAAAVRGTRALNNYGQILTINSNGTSSYHSLQAQFEKRFSHSFQAQSSFTWSKNIDVSASGNASFTGNGIANPYDLRFNRGLSDLNYPFVSVTNFVYTTPALKGWNGLARGLLGEWEVSGIYTLQSGRPFSINGGNGNNNSGALIYGDRADRVPGSVLQTHQGSKQQWLNQYFTTAAFQQNAAGTFGNSGRNILQGPGINYSDAALMKNWSARERLKIQFRWELFNAFNRTSYALPDANPSSGTYGRITGTGPIKPRVMQGGLKVTF is encoded by the coding sequence ATGACGTCGGCAGGTGTTCTGGCACAAGGTGGCAGCGCTGTTCTAAGCGGAACCGTAACGGACTCGACCGGAGCCCTTGTTCCCTCGGCACATGTGACCGCAACGAACGTTGAAACCAATCTTGTTCTTACCAGCGAGACAAACTCATCCGGTCTCTACCGTTTCCCAACCATCCCTCCAGGGCACTACACCATCACAGCGGAGTTATCCGGCTTTCAGAAGTTTCAGCAGACCGGTATTCAGCTCACGGTAAGCCAGCAGGCGACGCTGGACATTGGTCTGCAGATCGGCAGTGAGACTGAGACCGTGAACGTTACCGCCGGAGCCGCGCTGATCAACACCACCAACGCTGAAGTCAGCAATACGGTAGGCGAACATGCCATCCGGGAGCTTCCGCTCAACGGACGCGATCCATCGAGCCTTGTCCTGCTGTCGCCGGGCACCATCAATGTGTTGAATACCGGCGCCGGCACTCTGCAGGGAGAAACCACCTTTCCCAATGAGACCGGGGCATCTGCCGGTGGCGGACGCCAGGGCAGCACGCTCTACCTGCTGGACGGCGTACCGAACATGGACACCTACATGGCGCTCTCCGCTCCGTCTCCCAACGCGGATGCTACCGGCGAGTTCCGTGTCATCTCGAACAACTTCGACGCGCACTACGGCTTCTCTCCTGGCGCGGTTGTCAGCATTGACACCAAGGGCGGCACCAATGCGTTTCATGGAGGAGCCTTCGAGTTTCTGCGCAACAGCGCTCTCAACTCCGCCGATTACTTCTCCAAGAAAGTGGACCCTCTGAAGCGCAACCAGTTTGGCGGCTTCCTGGGTGGTCCCATCAAGAGGAACAGGCTGTTCTTCTTCGGCAATTATCAGGGCACACGTCAGTCCACCACGGCAACCTCCAACAGCACAAATACACCGACGGCGGCGATGCTTGCGGGCGACTTCTCCGCCTATCCCAAGACGCTGACCGGCGGCTTCGTCAACAACCGCATCGACCCCAGCCTGTTCAACGCAGCATCGGTTCGCATTGCTAATACGGCGCTGCCTCGCGGGCAGGACCCGGCCAGCGGTCTGGTGTACTACACCGCTCCTGCCTCGGTAGAAAAGTACGACGAAGGCACGGGCCGCCTGGACTACGTCATCAACGATAAGCAACGCCTGACGCTGCGCAGCTACATCCAGTACTACAACCGTGGCGAGTCGGCCATTGCCGGCAACATTCTCGCCATCAATCCGGGAAAGCAGGGTAAGTTCTTCAACGAGGTGCTGAACCATACCTGGACCCTCAGCCCGAGCCTGGTCAATGCGCTCTCTCTGTTCTGGAACCAGATGCATGTCTACAACGCAGGCACGCAGTTCGACAGCAGCGGCAACGCCTTCTGCCTGTCGAAGTACATCAACGTCAGCGATCCGGCGGGCACCTGCTACTCCGAGGGTCTGAACGCCAACGGAGGCTTCAGCACACCTTACTCGGAATACACCGGTGAGATGCGCCGCTCGTGGGGCTTCTCGGATTCGATCACGAAGACGCTTGGCAACCACACTCTCTCCTTCGGTGTAGACCTGTGGCACCAGCGTGCGCGGGAGCAGACGTACTACCCCGCAGCGCCGATCATCGGCTTCAACGGCTACTCCACCGGCTTCGGTCTTGCGGACTTTCTGCTGGGCCGCGTGGGAACCTATACGCAGGGCGCCGGCGAAATTGCCGACGTCAGCGGCAACCTGCTGGGCGCCTTCGGCCAGGACCAGTTCCGTCTGCGTCCGAACCTGACCATCACGGTTGGCCTGCGCTGGGACCCGAACCTTGCTCCTGCCTCGAAGGACGGCCGTGGCGCAGTCTACAACCCCGGTCAGCAGAGCACGATGTTCCCCAACGCCCCCACTGGTCTGGTCTTCCCCGGCGACCGTGGTGTTCCGAACAGTCTTGCAAAAAACACCTATGGCTACTGGGAGCCGCGTATCGCTGTTGCCTACCAGGTTGGCCCCAAGACAGCCTTCCGCGCGGGCTTCGGTATGTTCACGGCTCCGCTGCCCTACTCGGCGTACAACCACGTAGCCGACGTCAGCCCGTTCAGCCCGACCTTCACTCTGAACGGCAGCGCATCCAACCCCATCGACTTCTCCAATCCGTGGTCGAACTTCTCTTCCACCGGTGGAACGAGTCCCTTCCCTCCCTTTGCGTATGACAACGTGAAGCCTTCACCGAACTATGTCTTTCCAGCGCAAACAACCGTTCCCGCTGCCTTCCGTCCGGACTTCAAGCTCGGCATGACGCAGAGCTGGAACGCATCACTGGAGCAGCAGTTCAGCGGTGACCTGGTCATGCACCTTGCCTATGTAGGCAGCCAGTCGTACCACCAGACGCTGATCATTGATGCGAACCCCGGCCAGACGGCGGCGGCTGTTCGCGGCACGCGCGCGCTGAACAACTATGGCCAGATCCTGACCATCAATAGCAACGGCACCAGTAGCTATCACTCGCTGCAGGCGCAGTTTGAAAAACGCTTCTCGCACAGCTTCCAGGCACAGAGCAGCTTTACCTGGTCAAAGAACATCGATGTCTCCGCCTCCGGGAATGCTTCGTTTACCGGCAACGGAATCGCCAACCCGTACGATCTCCGCTTCAACCGCGGTCTCTCTGATCTGAACTACCCGTTCGTCTCCGTAACCAACTTCGTCTACACAACACCTGCGCTCAAGGGGTGGAATGGGCTGGCGCGCGGTCTACTGGGCGAGTGGGAGGTCAGCGGCATCTATACGCTGCAGTCAGGACGCCCGTTCAGCATCAACGGGGGCAACGGCAACAACAACTCCGGCGCACTCATCTATGGCGACCGCGCAGACCGCGTTCCGGGTTCCGTGCTGCAGACTCACCAGGGCAGCAAGCAGCAGTGGCTGAACCAGTACTTCACCACCGCCGCCTTCCAGCAGAACGCCGCTGGAACCTTCGGCAACTCCGGACGCAATATCCTGCAAGGACCGGGGATCAACTACAGCGATGCAGCCCTGATGAAGAACTGGAGCGCGCGTGAGCGTCTGAAAATCCAGTTCCGCTGGGAGCTGTTCAACGCCTTCAACCGCACCTCCTATGCGCTGCCCGATGCGAATCCTTCGAGCGGCACCTATGGCCGCATTACGGGCACCGGCCCCATCAAGCCGCGCGTGATGCAGGGCGGCCTGAAGGTCACCTTCTAA